The genomic window ACGTCATAGGCCCAGTGCAGGAACGTCAGGTGGCGCCAGGTCTGCAGGTTGACCGCGGCGCGCACGGGCGCGTCCGGATCGTGACCGCTCATAGGTCACTTATAGGGGAGGCACCCGCCTGCCGCAACGGGCCGCGTCGGCGCCGGCCGGCCGGTGCCGAAGGCCGGACCGTCAGTCGCCCAGAAGATCCAGGATCTTGGTGATGCGACGCGTCCGGGTCTCGGGCCTCTTGGCGTTGGCGACCGAGCGGGCGTGCTCCTTGCGCTGGGTGTAGGAGAGCGCAGCAAAGGCCGCGTGGGCCGCGGGGTGGGCGGCCAGGGCCTCGGCCAGCTCGGGCGGCATGTCGACGGTGCGCTCAGCGTCGTCCAGCTCGATGGTCGCTGTCACCTCG from Ornithinimicrobium cryptoxanthini includes these protein-coding regions:
- a CDS encoding YdeI/OmpD-associated family protein, encoding MLRLQTTLEPAGPACAIFLTDDQVAELASVKNPPVVVTIDGRSERLRVARMGGRNCIGLSKAARASLGVEIGDEVTATIELDDAERTVDMPPELAEALAAHPAAHAAFAALSYTQRKEHARSVANAKRPETRTRRITKILDLLGD